A window from Plasmodium gaboni strain SY75 chromosome 9, whole genome shotgun sequence encodes these proteins:
- a CDS encoding putative exported protein (Plasmodium exported protein, unknown function), whose translation MLIKNGSSTKNKITNNNNPNNIHHISKKGKMNTSINYNIFNKIYKYLLLSQLIVFLCINYKNNHKNYFYDQYIYKNESFNTLQNRSLTEIHVNNDYSNLNGSSKNTLNLRPKNINKNDKQNKNNIKEDINSNNNISDDLISKPKNLEDLIFKKRREEAHLNEGKVLSLLDKIKCFFDIFDDFFIDRMIDYDVQKKDSLSLKFITENIVIHAMAFFPFSLATFPYTSDRINFFGMNHEKKKNKKDILYITDNKKELYGVK comes from the exons ATGCTTATCAAAAATGGTAGTAGcacaaaaaataaaataactaataacaacaatcctaataatatacatcATATTTCCAAAAAGGGGAAGATGAATACATCAATAAATTACAATATAttcaataaaatatataaatatttattacttTCTCAATTAATTGTATTTCTATGTATTAACTATAAg aataACCATAAGAACTACTTTTATGatcaatatatttataaaaatgaatcATTTAATACATTACAAAATAGATCATTGACAGAGATTCATGTCAATAATGATTATTCCAACTTAAATGGTTCAAGTAAAAATACATTAAATTTAAGaccaaaaaatattaacaaaaatgataagcaaaataaaaataatataaaggaAGATATTAATTctaacaataatataagtGATGATTTAATATCAAAACCTAAAAATTTAGAGgatttaatatttaaaaaaagacGAGAAGAAGCACATTTAAATGAAGGAAAAGTTTTATCACTCTTGGATAAAATTAAGTGcttttttgatatttttgatgatttttttatagataGAATGATAGATTATGATgttcaaaaaaaagattcattatcattaaaatttattacaGAAAATATTGTAATACATGCTATGGCTTTTTTCCCTTTTTCTTTAGCAACTTTTCCATATACATCCGATAGAATAAATTTCTTTGGGATGAATCAtgagaagaaaaagaacaaaaaggatatattatatataacgGACAATAAAAAAGAACTTTACGGtgtaaaataa
- a CDS encoding serine/threonine protein kinase, FIKK family translates to MLILMRMLIFTSLIIVFINTENKTIGNLDVVNVSLRSLCEMNQEFVEKKKKRAKKKKKKIFTKIRVKGSKTLEGFFCNTLNGIIFKNIKGKCYGESSDNDSENSISYMEKNDINNEEDNNVNFCRYNNIVDNSIDILENVNKPNKVIYNWKLGKESLLKMLGMSKDFSINGVKYEKWKLLPIDFGDMDEINKQKKKNIFKSRICSPSGKSTNNTKVFIKKINIMGWLKQFDCMDKYDGEYMYTKDNFVMEAVALSFLEEYHKGITPKLHKILFEPDDNKFYENVSSDYMFSSLINFNNILRNGLNKNLNGNIVIVSELYGEDIKNFKKKMRKAYPKVFNQKEKKKILFECLKLIDKLHDTGLSHLDITPENILISDNFEFRICDFGKSTPLYTNKMRHIKKFNTMFAFESCCPCVGKMPFIPPECLKLYKIYRERSIHDPLKYLNSIWDTNERRKYYFDVTNADKYMLGILFIWIWNDDYLWNCSDPLTDKNYMRFEKNNMSLDTFRVTKKWPKDIKIMIKYLIDIKYRKNIKLKDLIKDPWWFRK, encoded by the exons atgttaataCTAATGCGTATGTTAATTTTTACATCTCTAATAATA gtttttattaatacaGAGAATAAAACTATTGGAAACTTAGATGTAGTTAATGTAAGTTTAAGGAGTTTATGTGAAATGAATCAAGAGTTTGttgaaaaaaagaagaaaagggcgaagaagaagaagaagaagataTTTACTAAAATACGTGTAAAAGGTAGTAAAACGTTAGAAGGTTTTTTTTGCAATACATTAAATGGaataatattcaaaaatataaaaggCAAATGTTATGGTGAATCAAGTGATAACGATAGTGAAAATTCAATATCatatatggaaaaaaatgatataaataatgaggaagataataatgttaatttttgtcgttataataatatcgTAGATAATAGTATAGATATTTTAGAAAATGTGAATAAACCAAATAAAGTGATATATAATTGGAAATTGGGTAAAGAGTCATTACTTAAAATGTTAGGTATGTCAAAAGACTTTTCTATAAATGGTgtaaaatatgaaaaatgGAAATTATTGCCTATAGATTTTGGTGATATggatgaaataaataaacaaaaaaagaaaaatatattcaagTCAAGAATTTGTTCACCAAGTGGAAAAAGTACAAATAATACTAAAgtatttattaaaaaaataaatattatggGCTGGTTAAAGCAATTTGATTGTATGGATAAATATGATGGAGAATATATGTATACTAAAGATAATTTTGTTATGGAGGCAGTGGCTTTATCATTTTTAGAAGAATATCATAAAGGAATAACTCCAAaattacataaaatattatttgaaccagatgataataaattttatgaaaatgTATCTTCTGATTATATGTTTAGTAgtttaataaattttaacaatatattaagaaatggattaaataaaaatttaaatgGTAATATCGTTATTGTATCTGAACTATATGGTGAAGATATAAAGaattttaagaaaaaaatgcGAAAAGCTTACCCAAAAGTTTTTAatcaaaaagaaaaaaagaaaatacTTTTCGAATGCTTAAAATTAATAGATAAATTACATGATACTGGATTATCTCATCTAGATATTACTCcagaaaatattttaatttcaGATAATTTTGAATTTCGAATATGTGATTTTGGTAAATCTACACCTCTATACACCAATAAAATGAgacatataaaaaaatttaatacTATGTTTGCATTTGAATCATGTTGTCCATGTGTAGGAAAAATGCCTTTTATACCACCAGAATgtttaaaattatataaaatttatagGGAACGTTCTATACATGACccattaaaatatttaaattcCATTTGGGACACGAATGAAAGGAggaaatattattttgatgTCACTAATGCTGATAAATATATGCTTggtattttatttatttggATTTGGAATGATGATTATTTATGGAATTGTTCTGATCCATTAACagataaaaattatatgaggtttgaaaaaaataatatgagTTTGGATACATTTAGAGTTACAAAAAAGTGGCCAAaggatataaaaattatgattaAG tacttaattgatataaaatataggaaaaatataaaattaaaggATTTAATTAAGGATCCATGGTGGTTTAGaaagtaa
- a CDS encoding serine/threonine protein kinase, FIKK family produces MGRNKTSTYLFKSCFFLFFISISCIGTFYWSLQNNDIIENKTIQYILTNYNYGRILSEFEDVNKSSSEKVHFDILKNDEMNESINNVSNDTDMNYLKDTFIKEINDLNNNYEEDDLKDHETIKDINIEKGIDEDEKYDLGIKTDVKNDMDILENKIDDIYKHDYTKELEDLKTCVQVQKDLNINVMEIKEDIKKLEGDLMRLKQNTEDEKIIKEDIGDEKIMREVDKDGNIVKEDVNDEKIVKQNVNDEKDINEDGKDEKLINEDVKDQKGIQKDIPNDSNSEKNINNLKDYINVHEDIKMHDTYTNTYITDRDDVSQENELDTGDNGGNVVVNLKDKVIYFFKTDTNEFFKKCRSVVSKNEENIEVRENIKEGNETIGRMNNDMEYMNENKNGGTLNNLKNKVISNINNISTKFFKKGLQNDTKSSENGNENVNKYMENEKTDIKNNLSGDYENESNRKSLNTNFYLNTIKNRVKKISSEIRNINTNKENDASCSYDYELVEIKSSEEDISCLSNYTIQVDKKIGKYLEQEIKSKHVFNWQIGQYEVYKILCSADEYSINGIKYKEWKLTRIPTIGLSKRGRSNVHEMFETIVMSNDGYENHVKLFIKKIPIKIWMNQFDLMNEYNGEYIFNGENFIMEACALAFLNEYHVGIVPKLYKILFEIDNMNKKDTILKDKDFKDLSTFNNILKEKIKYNIKGYIVIISEFFGEDLYSYLIRRNDIYASLLSKNEKKKILSQCLNLMKNLHDAGLAHLDFNDSNILISNYLQVRLCDLSKSSPIYTYNLRHTKEGDDLYFFQSCVNNVSKIPYTPPECFILYKFYKEYEIDDPFKYINYITNSEGKKKFYYEVSSADKYMLGILFIKIWNNEFLWEKADILKDKTFSDFMSLNMNFDKFEQTKKWPNDLKIILQKLLHFEYRNNLNLNDLKDYKWWS; encoded by the exons ATGGGTAGAAATAAAACAAGTACATATTTGTTCAAATcatgtttttttttatttttcatttccATATCATGTATAGGAACTTTTTATTGGTCTTTACAA aacaatgatataattgaaaataagacaattcaatatatattaacaaattataattatggAAGGATATTGTCTGAATTTGAAGATGTTAATAAAAGTTCATCTGAAAAGGTACACtttgatattttaaaaaatgatgagATGAATGAAAGCATAAATAATGTTTCAAATGATACCGATATGAATTATCTAAAAGatacatttataaaagaaattaatgatttaaataataattatgaagaAGACGATTTAAAAGATCACGAAActataaaagatataaatattgaGAAAGGAATAgatgaagatgaaaaatatgatttAGGTATAAAGACAGatgtaaaaaatgatatggacattttagaaaataaaatagatgatatatataaacacGATTATACAAAAGAATTAGAAGATTTAAAAACGTGCGTACAAGTTCAAAAGgatttaaatataaatgtaatgGAAATAAAGGAAGATATTAAGAAATTAGAAGGTGATTTAATGAgattaaaacaaaatacggaagatgaaaaaattataaaagaagatataggagatgaaaaaattatgagAGAAGTTGACAAAGATGGAAACATTGTAAAAGAAGATGTGAACGATGAAAAAATTGTAAAGCAAAATGTGAATGATGAgaaagatataaatgaagatGGCAAAGATGAAAAACTTATAAACGAAGATGTAAAAGATCAGAAAGGTATACAAAAAGATATACCGAATGATAGTAATtcagaaaaaaatataaataatttaaaagattatataaacgttcatgaagatataaaaatgcATGACACTTATACAAATACGTATATTACGGATAGAGATGACGTTTCACAAGAAAATGAATTAGATACAGGAGATAATGGAGGAAATGTAGTTGTTAATTTAAAGGATaaagtaatatatttttttaaaaccGATACAAATGagttttttaaaaaatgtagaTCAGTTGTTTCAAAAAATGAAGAGAACATTGAAGTAAGGGAAAACATAAAAGAAGGAAACGAAACAATTGGTAGGATGAATAATGATATGGAATACatgaatgaaaataaaaatggaGGTACCTTAAATAATCTGAAGAATAAGGTTATATctaatataaataatatatcaacaaaattttttaagaaaGGTCTTCAGAATGACACAAAAAGTAGTGAAAATGGGAAtgaaaatgtaaataaatatatggaGAATGAGAAAAcagatataaaaaataatttaagTGGTGattatgaaaatgaaaGTAATAGGAAAAGCTTAAATActaatttttatttgaatacTATAAAAAACCGCgttaaaaaaatatcatcTGAAATTAGAAACATCAATACTAATAAAGAGAATGATGCAAGTTGTTCTTATGACTACGAATTAGTGGAAATAAAGTCTTCAGAAGAGGATATTTCGTGTTTATCAAATTATACAATACAAgtagataaaaaaattggAAAATATTTAGAGCAAGAAATTAAATCAAAACACGTGTTTAATTGGCAAATAGGTCAATATGAggtatataaaattttatgtAGTGCAGATGAATATTCAATAAATggtataaaatataaagagTGGAAATTAACTCGTATTCCAACTATTGGACTTAGTAAACGTGGTAGGAGTAATGTTCATGAGATGTTTGAAACTATTGTTATGTCAAATGATGGTTATGAAAATCAtgtaaaattatttataaaaaagattcctataaaaatatggatGAATCAGTTTGATTTAATGAATGAATATAATGgagaatatatttttaatggagaaaattttattatggAGGCATGTGCCTTAgcttttttaaatgaatatcATGTAGGAATAGTACctaaattatataaaatattatttgaaatagataatatgaataaaaaagataCTATATTAAAGGATAAGGATTTTAAAGATTTAAGCACGTTtaacaatatattaaaagaaaaaataaaatataatatcaagggatatattgtaataatatCTGAATTTTTTGGTGAAGATTTATATAGCTATTTAATTAGAAGGAATGATATATATGCTTCTTTATTAAGtaaaaatgagaaaaagaaaattcTTAGTCAATGCTTAaatttaatgaaaaatttaCATGATGCAGGATTGGCTCATCTTGATTTTAATGATTCTAATATATTGATATCAAATTATTTACAAGTAAGATTATGTGATTTATCTAAAAGTTCCCcaatatatacttataatTTAAGGCATACTAAAGAAGGAgatgatttatatttttttcaatcATGTGTAAACAATGTTTCAAAAATTCCATACACTCCACCAGaatgttttatattatataaattttataagGAATATGAAATAGATGATccatttaaatatataaattatattacaaatagtgagggaaaaaaaaaattttattatgaaGTATCAAGTGCAGATAAGTACATGCTTGGGATCTTGTTCATTAAAATTTGGAATAATGAATTTTTATGGGAAAAAGCggatattttaaaagataaaacGTTTTCAGATTTTATGAGTTTGAATATGAATTTTGATAAATTCGAACAAACAAAAAAGTGGCCAAatgatttaaaaattatactacag aaatTACTTCACTTTGAGTATagaaataatttaaatttaaatgatcTAAAAGATTATAAATGGTGGtcttaa
- a CDS encoding serine/threonine protein kinase, FIKK family: MIFYNCSDYHFRKDQLCNKNVNSKIKIIYPFHKYVKETKKINYNLMTWLSRCLIIVYTIILVYSYLYFLNVISCNVNSGFTSYKGIVRKLSEKCTVNEKSYESFIDLLFYGKKRKKEESNKNKVLFNWELCKYHMSNRLGNANEYSIGGVNYKEWDLHSITNEDYNASGGRNHKMFSTVISSKRGFKKKKIKLFIKKVPLDSWIELYNMMNIYHGEFLEGGENFVMEAMVSLFLNKYYPGITPKFYNLLYESENDYSELKGLNELMFCDIDIFKNELIKIRNRYKNGYIVMIWKFYGQNLREFLDSEKENLVITKERKIILYECLKLINKLHKAGLAHLDISPENILIGENYEMRLCDFGKTTPLYVNNNINEDNKNHLQRFRSYLPYVGKIRYKPPECWNIKKKYMTLEIKNPLRYIKSLKDYEYKETLYFDVLAADIYMLGILFIWISSNRYLWGTSDMSENNNFVKFVNSGMNFDIFPLTREWPDELKYIIKKLLDYESRKSLDLNELIKHPWWSTDL, encoded by the exons AtgattttttataattgtTCTGATTATCATTTTAGGAAAGATCaattatgtaataaaaatgttaattcaaaaattaaaataatttatcCTTTTCATAAGTATGTAAAAGAAAcgaaaaaaataaattataatcTGATGACATGGTTATCAAGATGTTtaataattgtatataCGATTATATTGgtatattcttatttatat TTTTTGAATGTAATAAGTTGTAATGTAAATTCAGGGTTTACTTCATATAAAGGAATTGTAAGAAAATTATCTGAAAAATGTACAGTGAATGAAAAATCTTATGAAAGTTTTATTgatcttttattttatggaaagaagagaaaaaaagaggaatcaaataaaaataaagtgCTTTTTAATTGGGAACTCTGTAAATATCACATGAGTAACAGGTTAGGAAATGCTAACGAATATTCTATAGGAGGTgtaaattataaagaatGGGATTTACATAGTATTACTAATGAGGATTATAACGCATCAGGTGGTAGAAATCATAAAATGTTTTCAACAGTTATTTCATCAAAAAGAggttttaaaaaaaagaagataaaattatttataaaaaaggtACCTTTGGATTCATGGattgaattatataatatgatgaatatttatcatGGAGAGTTTTTAGAAGGGGGAGAAAATTTTGTAATGGAAGCAATGgtttcattatttttaaataaatattatcCTGGAATTACACctaaattttataatttattatatgaatcTGAAAATGATTATAGTGAATTGAAAGGTTTAAATGAATTGATGTTTTGTgatatagatatatttaaaaatgagCTAATTAAAATTAGAAATAGGTATAAAAATGGTTATATTGTAATGATATGGAAATTTTATGGTCAAAATCTAAGAGAATTTTTAGATTctgaaaaagaaaatttagtaataacaaaagaaagaaaaataattctttatgaatgtttaaaattaataaataagtTACATAAAGCAGGTTTGGCTCATTTAGATATTTCTCctgaaaatatattgattGGAGAAAATTATGAAATGCGTTTATGTGATTTTGGTAAAACTACACCTCTttatgttaataataatataaatgaagataataaaaatcatCTTCAAAGATTTCGGTCTTATTTACCATATGTAGGAAAAATTAGATATAAACCACCTGAATGTTGGAAcataaaaaagaaatatatgacgttagaaataaaaaatcCATTACGTTATATAAAATCTTTAAAGgattatgaatataaagagacattatattttgatgTTCTCGCAGctgatatatatatgcttggaattttattcatatggATTTCAAGTAATAGATATTTATGGGGGACTTCCGATATGTctgaaaataataattttgtaaaaTTTGTTAATAGTGGTATGAACTTTGATATATTTCCTTTAACTAGAGAATGGCCGGatgaattaaaatatatcattaag AAATTGTTAGATTATGAAAGTAGAAAAAGTTTAGATTTAAATGAGCTGATAAAACATCCATGGTGGTCGACAgatttgtaa
- a CDS encoding serine/threonine protein kinase, FIKK family yields MKFIEALFLFLLNLFIFENHGILFDEIFERYNRSLSEFLSDHNKDEKEGTELLTSKIEEEEQVYVLKDVTNDYMNDSIYDNVNSSVNDYLKVNTTDGTNIDINNIIKDTIQDDKTDTTNNVLYDSTNTTTIENSNGKNNKDECDHSLGSIKKKKKKKKIKIKDNNNNSNLCDEKNNDVKIEKGVSSLRSEDILNPLNEDDNVSNSSYDNNDKKTHIINELEEEIKGKCVFNWDIGQESLLKMFDMSYNFEINDVNYEDWVLDNIPTKNFSERSGRVQEMFKVVINSNDGSDTAVRLFVKKIPIKVWIKQYNLMKKYKGEYVFGSENFIMEAMALSFLTEYHPGIAPKLYKVLIEPENIYYYEGMTKEKMFSNMNTLNEILSKGINDDIGGNIVIVSELFGKDIKKFLFTESENILSVIENNTKKMYLNESLKLLVRLHEAGLAHLDFTAENILIKDNGDMRLCDFGKSTLVYTYNLRHIKNENGLCYFESCIPSIGKIAYIPPECWEIKKLHKTEKIRNPYTCLRNLTDQEQRKRFYFDVLSADKFMVAAFFIWMWNEGHIWDKATASQDEIFFKIVENDMSLNALKLSKKWPRALKSIIKDLISLESRKNINLKDLIDHPWFTKK; encoded by the exons ATGAAATTTATTGAAGcgttatttttatttttactc aatttgtttatttttgaGAACCATGGAATTTTATTTGATGAAATATTTGAAAGATATAACAGAAGCTTATCTGAATTTTTAAGCGATCACaataaagatgaaaaaGAGGGTACGGAATTATTAACAAGTAAAatagaagaagaagaaCAAGTATATGTTTTAAAGGATGTTACCAATGATTATATGAATGATAGTATATATGATAATGTGAATTCTTCTGTAAATGATTATTTAAAAGTTAATACAACGGATGGTACAAatattgatataaataatattataaaagataCTATACAAGATGATAAAACTGATACTACAaataatgttttatatGATTCAACAAATACGACTACAATTGAGAATTCTAATGGAAAGAATAATAAGGATGAGTGTGATCATTCGTTAGGaagtataaaaaaaaagaagaaaaaaaaaaaaattaaaattaaagataataataataatagtaattTATGcgatgaaaaaaataatgatgtTAAAATAGAAAAAGGAGTAAGTAGTCTTCGATCtgaagatatattaaatcCTTTAAACGAAGACGATAATGTTTCAAATAGTTcttatgataataatgataagaagacacatattattaacgaattagaagaagaaataaaagGCAAATGTGTATTTAATTGGGATATTGGTCAAGAGAGccttttaaaaatgtttgATATGTCCTATAATTTTGAAATTAATGATGTGAATTATGAAGATTGGGTTTTAGATAATATACCTACTAAAAATTTTAGTGAAAGAAGTGGTAGAGTTCAAGAGATGTTTAAAGTAGTTATTAATTCAAATGATGGTTCTGATACTGCTGTAAGATTATTTGTGAAAAAAATACCTATAAAGGTATGgataaaacaatataatttaatgaagaaatataaaGGAGAATATGTATTTGGTTCagaaaattttataatgGAAGCAATGGcattatcatttttaacTGAATATCATCCAGGTATAGCACctaaattatataaagtaTTAATTGAACcagaaaatatttattattatgaaggtatgacaaaagaaaaaatgttttctaatatgaatacattaaatgaaatattatctAAAGGTATAAACGATGATATAGGAGGAAATATTGTGATCGTATCAGAATTATTTGgtaaagatataaaaaaatttttatttacagaaagtgaaaatattttatctgttatagaaaataatactAAAAAAATGTATCTTAATGAatcattaaaattattagTAAGATTACATGAAGCAGGTTTAGCGCATCTTGATTTTACAGctgaaaatatattaataaaagaCAATGGAGATATGCGATTGTGCGATTTTGGTAAAAGTACTCTTgtttatacatataatttgaGACATATAAAAAACGAAAACGGTTTATGTTATTTTGAATCGTGTATCCCTAGTATTGGAAAAATTGCATATATACCACCTGAATGTTGGGAAATTAAGAAATTACACAAAACAGAGAAAATAAGAAATCCATATACATGTTTACGTAATTTAACAGATCAAGAACAAAGAAAACGCTTTTATTTTGATGTTTTATCTGCTGACAAATTTATGGTTGCAGCTTTTTTTATATGGATGTGGAATGAAGGACATATATGGGATAAGGCTACTGCATCACAAGatgaaatttttttcaaaattgTAGAAAATGATATGAGTCTAAATGCATTGAAACTATCAAAAAAATGGCCACGTGCATTAAAATCTATAATTAAg GATCTAATATCACTTGAGAGTAGGAAgaatattaatttaaaagatttaATTGACCATCCATGGTTTAccaaaaaataa
- a CDS encoding serine/threonine protein kinase, FIKK family, with the protein MEFVYFLFRVLTIIQINKSTIFYRSLKKCRYLSENINENVLSNKLYIDEYYDKNYDINNNSDDKYEYEEYESYKRIKKNKLRKNTVSESKLPETEFSKYKLSNDNTKENLKSHLDVNSLPSTSNSENYHDSKCNESINGSNSGTHELIEKPLSIKYPIYNWELGKECLCKYLGHSKDYVLNGVKFDEWKLVHLENKDYNERSGRVHRLLKTNISGNNEKKKMKGGLKLFIKKIPIDMWLKQFEMMDTYNGEYVLRAENFVMEAIVLSFLSVYHPGICPKFYKLLYNPDNYYKDENFTSMNNINDINIFNKLLSDRSKMNMSGYILIISESFGEDLKNYLCTTKYWNKSKKNKKKLLFESLKLINKLHQVGICHLDFTLDNILISKDGQMRLCDFGKSTPMYSYYLRHTKKMDNLCLFQSCITTIGKTTYIPPECWDLEKRFIAMQEKFPFEYLEDITDEQEREKYYFDVSCADKYMLGIVFIVIWGNGFLWYVSDPILDMNYLKFKKCKMDFNKVWTTFFWPKKLKTMLRNLLDLDCRKKLNLNELINDPWFTK; encoded by the exons ATGGAATTCgtatatttcctttttcGA GTTCTTACCATAATACAGATTAATAAGAGTACTATATTTTATAGATCTTTAAAAAAGTGTAGATATTTAAGTGAGAACattaatgaaaatgtattatcgaataaattatatattgatgagtattatgataaaaattatgatataaataataattctgATGATAAGTATGAATATGAAGAATACGAATcatataaaagaataaagaaaaataaattgCGTAAAAATACAGTGTCAGAAAGTAAATTACCTGAAACAGaattttcaaaatataaattatcaAATGATAATACTAAAGAAAATTTGAAATCTCATTTAGACGTAAATAGTTTACCATCTACTTCAAATTCTGAGAATTACCATGATTCTAAGTGTAATGAAAGTATTAATGGAAGTAATAGTGGCACTCATGAATTGATAGAAAAACCGTTATCAATTAAATATCCTATATATAACTGGGAGTTAGGTAAAGAATGtttatgtaaatatttgGGACATTCGAAAGATTATGTTTTAAATGGTGTAAAATTTGATGAATGGAAATTAGTACACCTTGAAAACAAAGATTACAATGAAAGATCTGGTAGAGTTCATAGATTGCTTAAAACGAATATTTCAGgaaataatgaaaaaaaaaaaatgaaaggGGGATTAAAActatttataaaaaaaataccTATAGATATGTGGTTGAAACAATTTGAAATGATGGATACATATAATGGTGAATATGTATTACGTGCAGAAAATTTTGTAATGGAAGCAATCgtattatcttttttaaGTGTTTATCATCCTGGTATATGCCCgaaattttataaattattatataatccggataattattacaaggatgaaaattttacatcaatgaataatataaatgacatcaatatatttaataaattattaagTGATCGTTCAAAAATGAATATGAGTGGATATATATTGATTATATCAGAATCATTTGGTGaagatttaaaaaattatttatgtaCTACAAAGTATTGGAATAAATctaaaaagaataaaaaaaaacttttatttgaatcattaaaattaattaataaattacaTCAAGTAGGAATATGTCATTTGGATTTTACActagataatatattaatatcaaAGGATGGTCAAATGAGATTGTGTGATTTTGGTAAAAGTACTCCAATGTATAGTTATTATTTAAGACATACCAAAAAAATGGATaatttatgtttatttcAATCATGCATTACTACTATAGGTAAAACTACGTATATCCCTCCTGAATGTTGGGATTTGGAAAAACGTTTCATAGCAATGCAAGAAAAATTTCCTTTTGAATATTTAGAAGATATTACTGACGAACAAGAAAGggaaaaatattattttgatgTTTCTTGTGCAGATAAATATATGCTTGGAATTGTTTTTATAGTTATTTGGGGTAATGGTTTTTTATGGTATGTATCAGATCCAATATTAGATATGAATTACTTAAAATTCAAAAAGTGTAAAATGGATTTTAATAAAGTATGGACTACATTTTTTTGGCCTAAAAAATTGAAGACAATGCTAAGG aatTTATTGGATTTGGATTGTAGAAAAAAGttaaatttaaatgaattGATTAATGATCCTTGGTTTAccaaataa